The nucleotide window GCACTAAACTTGGAGTTTGATCTTGTATTCACATCCATCCTCAATCGGTCCATCCACACAGCCTGGCTGATCCTGGAAGAGCTGGGGCAGGAGTGGGTTCCGGTGGAAAGCTCTTGGCGTCTAAATGAACGTCACTATGGAGCTTTGATCGGTCTCAACAGGGAGCAAATGGCTTTGAATCACGGTGAAGAACAAGTGAGGCTCTGGAGAAGAAGCTACAATGTGACCCCACCACCCATTGAGGAATCTCACCCTTATTACCATGAAATCTATAACGACCGGAGGTATAAGGTGTGTGATATACCTGTGGATCAGCTGCCACGATCTGAAAGCTTAAAGGATGTTCTGGAGAGACTCCTTCCCTTTTGGAATGAAAGGATTGCTCCCGAAGTATTAAGTGGCAAAACCATTCTGATATCTGCTCATGGAAATAGCAGTAGGGCTCTCCTGAAGCATCTGGAAGGTACCATCTTTATGCTGCTACTTACTCTAGAGGTTACTAAGTGTTATACTTGGGCCTAATCTAGAAAGAACATGGTTTCTGAGCTAACAATGCATAATTTACATGATAGACTTTCTTTCCTATTCCCTTTTGCTGCTTCGGTCTTTTAAGAATCACTTTGTTCTATAAATCAAAAACCCTTTGCCTTTTACATTCATATTATATAAAGCAGTGATTCGAAAACTTTAGCAAATGTCAGAattcccggggggtggggggatatgGTTTATTATAGATTGCTGACCCCACTCTTGGAATTTCTGAATTCACAGGCCTGGGATGTGGctggagaatttgcatttctgtggtgttttCTGGTAATGCCTATATTGCTCTTTGGGGTTGTCCACCTTGAGAACCCTTGATCTAAAGGATTATGTGGTTTTTTGTTGTAATAAAGGGAGGCTAGGAAGGGTATAGACTTCTATAGAAATGGTATGCAAAGTCAATTTATTTGAGTCtttccatataaataaaaaattatctggaCTTTGGGTTTTGCCCATGTTCTTCCAACTTTAAATGGTTATTCTTGTGTTCCAGAccgggctttctttctttctttttttttttttttttaaagattttatttatttattcatgagagagagagagagaggcagagacacaggcggagggagaagcaggctccacgcagagagcttgatgtgggactcgatccagggtcaccaggatcatgccctgggctgcaggtggtgctaaaccgctgcgccaccagggctgccccagaccGGGCTTTCTTGAACAATTCCTTTGTTCTAGTCCTCTCTTTCCAGACCAGGCTTAGTCATTGATTGGGAGAAAGTTAGGGggacagaaaatgaaaagttggCTTACTGGAGATAATTGGTtgcctcaattttattttaactacTTGATTTTGTATTCTAAGCATATTCTGAAATGTACGATACTGTTATCCCCCTCTTAAGTAATGTGAGCTAAATGAACTCTTGAGGACTCAGGCTGACCAGTTTGGGCATCAGTGATGGCTCTGTGGTACCTCTAGGgggtctctccttccctttctcccttcacTAAGTAATCCCAGGCAGTTGTGCTTTCTGAGTGATCTGCTCTGTCGACTATTTTCCTGTGTGTTAGCACTATCATAGTTAGCCGATGATATTAGAACACATTTCTCCAACATTCCCTTCctgttctgctttatttttctctaagagGCTGTGAAAAATGGGAAGGTTGACATTGTATATGAAATAAGTGAAAACAGGTTATTAGTAACAAGACAAAGTGATCTTTGTGAGATTTTATTGTAAGCTTTCTAGCATGTGTTTTTACCCTTGATTTTTATAACATGGCCAGGAGCCAAATCATTACTGTATACCTGTATCCATTATTTGTGCAGAGATCTAAACTCTACAGACTTTATTGGCTATTAAAAACATTATTGGCTAGACATAGCACTCAatctgtttgtgtatgtgtgtgtatatatcttatTTACTCAACTATATAAAgggttctattctttttttaaaattttatttatttattactgagacacagagagagagaggctgagacacaggcagagggagaagcgggctccccaaggggagcacaatgagggactcaatccaggacccctgggtcgccacctgagccaaaggcagacgctcaaccgctgagccccctagGCGTCCCTCTGTTCTTCTCCTTTCAGAAAAGTTAGGTATTGCTTAAATGATAAATTCATTATTGGActatagtatttcattgtttgCAGAAGAGTTGAGCCTTCTCTTAGGACAATAATGAACTGAAATGCAGAATTTTGAAGTTTCTACCAAGAGATATATTCTGTCCCACGATGCCagttgctttttttccagagacGAGACTTAGATCTCTTTGTGGCCAAGctcccttctctaaaaaaaatgtcatcatcTCCTTCAGgatcctcttttcttccttgtctGAGCTAGGAAATCTTCTCTTCAGAAACAATTTCTTGCTGTTTAATACCATTTATTCTTCAGCTATCTTCAGGTTTAGATCTTTAAGATTATTCGGCATCCCCAGCCACAACTCATCTTTGATACCCCCTTCTCTGAGTACATCGATGAGTTCACTAtttgtttctgttcctttttttgaAGGGAATAGGAAGGTTTACAAATGGTGGTGAAGAAGACTATCACCAtggtgggggtagagggagaactACCTGTGGAGGGCAACGTTACCCATAGAAATCTTTATGCATTtgaaagaggttttaaaaaaaaaaaaaaaaaagaaagaggttttAAAACCACTAATAATTTACTGAAAAACAATCATTTGTATAGCTGGTATGGAAAACAATGTGGCAGCTTCTCAATAGATTAAACACgcaattaccatatgacccaccaATATTTACCTGTATTCATTTCATAGTGTTACTGTGACAAAGTACCAGTCACTgtatggcttaaaacaatatatactaattttctcacagttctaggggGCTGGAAGTCCTAAATTAAAGTGTTGGCAGGGTCCTATTCTCTTCAAAAGCTCAAGGTGAGAATCCTTTGTTGCCTCTTCTAGTTTCTTGTGTTTGTTGGAAATCTTTGGTGTTCCCTGGTTGGTAGATGCATCAGTGTGGCCCTCAGACTTTACTTGGtgtttttcctctgtctctctcttccttctcctaattcccccccccccttttttaggAACACAAATAATATTTGAGTAGAGCCAAAGGCCTCATCTTGATTACCTCTATATAAAAGCCCTGTTTCCAAAGAAGGTCACATTCTCAGGATAGGACTTCGACATATCTTTTTGGAGGGATacagttcaacccataacagtacttaagagaaatgaaaacatatgtccatacgGAAACCTATACACAAACCTTCATAGAAAtgttattcataagagccaaaacATGGGAGCATCCCAAATGCCCATCATCTTGTGACTGGGTAAATTAAGCTTGATATATCtattcaatataaaattattcagcAATGAAGAAGAATGGAATTGTCTtatgtgctacaacatggatgaacttggaaATTATTGTTAcctgaaagaaaccagtcacaaaggAGCGTATATTTTACAATTCTACTTAAATGAAATATCAGCCTGACCAAATctttagagacagagaacagattaTTTGTTTCCTAGGCCCGGGGTGGAGGTAAAGGGGGTGCGGAATGAAGAGTGACTTTGGTTGGGTACAGGTTTTCATGTCAGGGTTGTGAAAATGTGCTACAATTGATTGTAATGATGGTTGTTCAaatctgaatatactaaaaaccatcaAACTGTACAGTTTATGTGGGTAAAtggtatggtatgtgaatttcTAATTAAAGCTGCTCAAATAGTTTAGTCAATGGgattgaaggaagaaaggatttgACTTTggcctagaaaaaaatatttcagggcaAATATATGGAAATGCTATCAAAGTAGGTATGCATGGATGTGGAGTACAGaataaggaaaagataaaacaaaatacaactttGACCACTAGGGCAGAAATGGATTTATAGGGATTGATGAAAAATGAGCAGGCATTAGTCCTCATGCTTTATTTAAACTTTCTtctgaaggtcttttttttttttttttttttttaagttggatgATAGAACAGAATCACCTTTCAGGGCTTAATGAAATTGAAGCAACCTTAAATTGCAATTCCTATCCCTATCCCTATAATATAGGCCTTAGacaatatgtttttatttggagataattaatttaaaacagCAGTGTTCATGCTGGAAGAGGTAAATGGTATGAGGAGATTCGAGTTGGAAGTATGTGAAAATAGAAAGGGTATGGAGTTGGCAGAtgtctgcaagccaaggacaGGGGAGGTGTAGATGAGACAGGGACTGGAAATGGGAGGGTTGGTGACCAGGAAGGATGGCCGatattcagggggaaaaaaatgacaaaatccaTAATATGCCATTAGGCACAAGTCCATAGGTAGGGAAACAAATGGAGTGGATTGGAAAATTGGGATCTGTCCATAGAAGACATAAGGCTGGTATGTAATCAGGGCTCATCCATCCTGGGTCAGAGAacaactttgttcctttttggCCTGTAGTACCCCCTGGTGGTGCTGTTAAGATTCGTGGAGCTCTTTGATGTCGCTGTGATTTCCTATAATGGCTTCCACGCCTAACATGGAAGAAATTATTTCATGTCCGTGAAATGGACTAAACTAGATTTTAGGATCACTTGATAAATTAGTTATCATGTCTTATTTTAGGAGTTCCCTAGACACCAATCTCCACTAAGAGATTTCTCTTATAGTGTATATTGAAAAATAAGATCCAAGTATTCTGTCACAGCTCTAAGAATTAAGtataagtgactttcccaagatcAGAAGAAATCATGTGTTATTTCTAACATGTCATTTCTTAAtgagattttagatttttaaaaattgattctgGATGTATATGTTCACCAGAATAGGAATAGCAACATGAATCCTCTTAACTTGCATGTCTGACTTTCAGGAGCTCAAGTTTTACAGGGCTTTCTGTGGTACTTGATAAAGGCCCAacctaaaagaaaacattcctTTGAATTTGGATGCTGACTTTTTAAGACTCCAAAAAATTACTTTAGGGGGAACATACAGATTTTTATCTGATAGTAAGGACTACTTGTCAATTTATATGTGCTCATTGTGTTTAAAACATGTcctaaaatttaccatctttaaTTGCCACATTATTCTTACTGTATAGTTacgtatgtacatacatatgacCATTAGTCATTTTCTGGTTAATACCTGTTGGCCCAGTGCAATTATTAATAGCctctcctttcattttcaaaagtgcCCCACTTGAATGATAAATCATATGGTCACCTTATAAAGATGTTAGCCTTCACTAATAGTAAGAATGAATCCTTGAAATGGCTCTGATAAGATTCCACACTTCCTGTAAAAACAAAAGTTGCTAAATTCTTTGCATTGATTACAAAGTAAGAATGCTTGTGATTGTAGATTCATCTGATTCATAGGCATGCTTTCTAGGTATGTTTATATAAAACTCTCCCCTATAAACAGGATCTTTCAAGGAACTGGGGCAGTTTCCCTGTATTGTCCTTAAACCATTCAACAGACCTAAACCTGCTACTTCctgctggggaggagggtgaTAGCTGATAGAATCCAATGACAGCATATTGTCATATcacaaaaatactttattatttaaagactATAACTTGGGGTAGGAAGGATGATGACCCCATTAAATAACTGCTTATATTTTTGGTTTACCCCAAAATCTCAGTGCCTTATGATCCTTTTACTTGAAAGTATACTAGTGTTACACATCTACCCTATATCGTATATACCTCAGCAATGAAGAGTGTTGGTTCTTATgacattattttgtttctcaacTATTTGGTGGTATGATGACTTTACCCTATAAGCAGTCAAGGTGCTTTTTCAAAGGTGCTGACACTTTTTCCATTTGTGAAAAAGAAGACAGGTGCTGTTGAAGGAAAATGAAACCCAGACAGACTTCAGATGACTTAGCCATGATCATGATAATTAGTTGGAGTCGTGAACTCCACCCAAACCCAGTTCGCTGAGTCTCCACACATGATTACTGCctgggcttttttgttttaattttttttctgaaaagtagCCCTTCCcttgttctattttttgtttggaaTACTATGTTTTAAGAAGCTGAGTCAAGAGTATCCTTGGCAGGTAAACCATTAAAAGTTAATTTGATGGAACTGAGTCTCCACTTATTATTGCTGTTACCCTAACATTGTGGTTCGTGTATGGTGTTCCCTAGCACAGCTATACAAGGTGGCCCTATTTTGAGTGCATGCTGTGTGCTATGTGCAGTTCTAGGCATTTTACATATGTATCCTGTTTAACATAGGAACTAGGGCAAGGCTCTGAGCTGGCTGGAAAGCTGTTCTTCAATCCTGTGTTTTACTCTGCTTTTTAGTGTATCTAGGTCATAGTTTTTATTTCAGTTGACCAATCATTGATCACTAAGCTGTTTTACCTAAAGAAACTGCTTTAGATAAAAAGGAGCAGACTACTGACACACCCAACATCATGGGTGAATCTCAACtgctttatgctaagtgaaagacacTGAATTCAAAAAGCTATATATTGTGCAATCCTCTTGAAGTCTCAGGCCCCAGTAGTTCAGAATATGACCATATTTGGacataggattttttaaagaggtaattaaagtaAAATGGGGCCACTAGGGTGGCCCTAGTACAACATAATTGGTGTCCTCATAAGAGATCAGGACACAGACATGTGAAGGCACAGGGGGATGACAGCCAtctacaaaccaaggagagaggcctcagaccTTGATAGCTCTacaaccataagaaaataaatttctattattttttaaagcaacaaattGTGcattgtatgactccatttatttaCCATTCACGAAAAAGCAATATTATCAAATCAGAAAACAGATCGGTGAAGAAAGGGCAGGCTGCAAAGGGGTACAAGGAAATTTGGGGGGTTCATAAAATTATTCTGTACACTCgaaagggtgaattttactgtacgtatattatacctcaatttaaaaagtcTTGCTTTTATCCAGTGAAATGACCATTGCCCTAATGGGGACCATGCCTTTTGTTGCACAAAATAATAGGCCAATATTAGTTGACTGTCAAATAGTAGAATTAAAGGAAGGTTGCTACATATACACCTACCTTTGCCTTTGAAAACTAACCTGGAGGGCACTGGTATGCTTTCTGGGAGCAGTTGGTGCTGTGTTTACTCAGCGTTTAAACCATGGACCGCGTAGGGAATCACCAAAGCCTGTCTTCATAAATTAGCTATAAATTGCCACACCATGAAGCTTTGTACTTGGGGGTTGTG belongs to Canis lupus baileyi chromosome 15, mCanLup2.hap1, whole genome shotgun sequence and includes:
- the BPGM gene encoding bisphosphoglycerate mutase; this encodes MAKYKLIMLRHGEGAWNKENRFCSWVDQKLNSEGMEEARNCGKQLKALNLEFDLVFTSILNRSIHTAWLILEELGQEWVPVESSWRLNERHYGALIGLNREQMALNHGEEQVRLWRRSYNVTPPPIEESHPYYHEIYNDRRYKVCDIPVDQLPRSESLKDVLERLLPFWNERIAPEVLSGKTILISAHGNSSRALLKHLEGISDEDIINITLPTGVPILLELDENLHAVGPHQFLGDQEAIQAAIKKIDDQGKVKKRVEK